Proteins encoded by one window of Salmonirosea aquatica:
- the cmoA gene encoding carboxy-S-adenosyl-L-methionine synthase CmoA, whose protein sequence is MSDTNSAEQDQVFKEEINRVSDFKFGAQVVNVFDDMVNRSVPFYGEIQRMMAELAADHVQPGTSVYDLGCSTGATFRALDGFIPQDITFVGIDDSEEMINKCDLKLKAMDMKRPYQLIVGDIHKQLSIDNASVVILSLTLQFVRPLYRQQLLKNIYEGLNQGGVLILIEKVLTENSLFNRDFIKHYYNYKRRNGYSDLEISQKREALENVLIPYKLSENVTLLEDSGFRHCEVFFKWYNFSGLIATKQ, encoded by the coding sequence ATGAGCGACACAAATTCTGCGGAACAGGATCAGGTATTTAAAGAAGAAATCAATCGGGTTTCCGATTTCAAATTCGGTGCTCAGGTTGTCAATGTATTCGATGACATGGTCAACCGTTCGGTACCCTTCTATGGGGAAATTCAACGGATGATGGCCGAACTGGCCGCTGACCACGTCCAGCCGGGTACCAGCGTCTATGACTTGGGCTGCTCCACCGGCGCTACCTTCCGGGCGTTGGATGGTTTTATTCCCCAGGACATCACCTTTGTGGGAATTGACGATTCGGAGGAAATGATCAACAAATGTGACCTGAAGCTGAAGGCTATGGACATGAAGCGGCCCTACCAACTCATCGTGGGCGACATTCACAAGCAGCTGTCCATCGACAATGCTTCGGTCGTCATCCTATCCCTGACCTTGCAGTTTGTGCGTCCGCTGTATCGGCAGCAACTATTGAAAAACATCTACGAGGGACTGAATCAAGGTGGAGTTCTGATCCTGATCGAAAAGGTACTAACGGAAAACAGCCTGTTCAACCGCGATTTTATCAAGCACTATTACAACTACAAGCGTCGGAACGGCTATAGCGACCTCGAAATATCCCAAAAAAGGGAGGCTTTGGAAAATGTCCTGATACCTTACAAACTGTCAGAAAATGTGACCTTGCTGGAGGATTCCGGCTTCCGGCACTGCGAAGTGTTTTTCAAATGGTATAACTTTTCGGGGCTCATCGCCACTAAGCAATGA
- a CDS encoding alpha/beta fold hydrolase yields the protein MNFIKVGTDTAGHDIELFYQDLGQGDPVVLIHGWPLNSAMWDYQLAELPKHNLRVIAYDRRGFGKSSKPWDGYDYDTLADDLKAVLDTLDLENVTLVGMSMGGGEVARYMGRHGGARVAKVAFISSVTPYMLKTDDNPDGVDQSVFDDIMENLKKDRAGFLQDFGKQFYGVNMLNHPVSQGHLDGDFMRAYKASHKATLDCAEAFAMTDFRQDLTKINVPTLIIHGSGDKTVPIEASGERTAEALPDAEYIVYDGAPHGLFYTEKDRLNEDLIAFAQHSVGSTNPAFERASTIY from the coding sequence ATGAATTTCATCAAAGTAGGCACCGATACCGCCGGACACGACATCGAACTTTTTTACCAGGACCTGGGTCAGGGTGACCCTGTAGTCCTCATCCACGGTTGGCCGCTGAACAGCGCCATGTGGGACTATCAGCTGGCCGAATTACCTAAGCATAACCTCCGCGTGATCGCCTATGACCGCCGGGGATTTGGCAAGTCGTCAAAACCTTGGGACGGCTACGATTATGATACTTTGGCCGATGACCTCAAAGCCGTACTGGACACCCTGGACCTTGAGAATGTTACGCTGGTAGGCATGTCCATGGGAGGCGGAGAAGTAGCCCGCTACATGGGACGCCACGGAGGTGCCCGTGTTGCCAAGGTAGCCTTCATCAGTTCTGTTACCCCCTACATGCTCAAAACCGACGACAATCCAGATGGTGTAGATCAGAGTGTTTTTGACGATATTATGGAAAACCTCAAAAAAGACCGTGCAGGTTTCCTGCAGGATTTTGGCAAGCAATTCTATGGCGTCAACATGCTCAACCATCCTGTGAGCCAGGGCCATCTGGATGGCGATTTCATGCGGGCATACAAGGCTTCGCATAAAGCGACACTCGACTGTGCCGAAGCCTTCGCCATGACGGATTTCCGGCAGGATTTGACCAAAATCAACGTTCCCACGCTGATCATCCACGGTAGCGGCGACAAGACCGTTCCCATTGAAGCCTCAGGTGAACGGACAGCCGAAGCGCTTCCAGACGCGGAATATATCGTGTACGACGGTGCCCCGCATGGCTTGTTTTACACCGAGAAAGACCGTCTGAATGAGGATCTGATTGCTTTCGCACAGCACTCAGTCGGAAGTACCAATCCGGCATTTGAACGGGCTTCCACTATCTATTGA
- a CDS encoding sugar phosphate isomerase/epimerase family protein, with the protein MLNRREVLKRSAAILGAGIGWEYLGRPKPRFRLGACDWSIGPRLNPQTFDIARKIGLQGLQVSYNTNKDEAGLSNPETLNAIREASTRTGIKIAGLAIGELNRVPYKSEARTEEWVWKSVDAAKALGASVILLAFFGNGELRDDPAGQKEVIERLKRVAPHAERQKITLGIESYLSARDHLKIIDAVGSKAIKVYYDSRNSADAGHDIYEEIPLLGKDLICELHMKENGFRLGEGTIDWPRVAMLLKKVGYQGWMQIEGATPQGADVVECYQHNRRYLETIFPFS; encoded by the coding sequence ATGTTGAATCGTCGCGAGGTATTGAAAAGATCGGCTGCCATACTGGGAGCCGGAATCGGATGGGAGTATCTGGGCCGTCCCAAGCCCCGCTTCCGACTGGGAGCGTGTGACTGGTCGATTGGCCCTCGCTTGAATCCCCAGACATTTGATATCGCCCGCAAAATCGGCTTACAGGGACTTCAGGTAAGCTATAACACCAATAAGGATGAAGCCGGCCTTTCTAATCCTGAAACCCTGAATGCCATCCGTGAGGCGTCGACCCGTACCGGAATCAAGATCGCAGGCCTGGCTATTGGCGAGCTGAACCGCGTACCTTACAAGTCAGAGGCCCGTACCGAGGAGTGGGTATGGAAAAGTGTGGATGCCGCCAAAGCGTTGGGGGCGTCGGTGATCTTGCTGGCTTTCTTTGGCAACGGTGAGCTGCGCGACGACCCCGCCGGACAGAAAGAAGTGATCGAACGCCTGAAGCGCGTGGCTCCCCATGCCGAACGGCAGAAAATAACCCTGGGCATTGAGTCGTATCTGAGCGCGCGGGATCATTTGAAAATCATCGACGCAGTGGGTTCCAAAGCAATCAAGGTCTACTACGATTCCCGCAATTCGGCCGACGCCGGACACGATATTTACGAGGAAATACCCCTTTTGGGCAAAGATCTCATCTGTGAATTGCACATGAAGGAGAACGGCTTCCGACTGGGGGAGGGTACCATCGACTGGCCCCGCGTAGCTATGCTTCTGAAAAAAGTCGGCTACCAGGGCTGGATGCAGATTGAAGGGGCCACGCCCCAGGGGGCAGACGTCGTGGAATGCTACCAACACAATCGACGGTATCTGGAGACTATCTTTCCTTTTTCTTAG
- a CDS encoding PVC-type heme-binding CxxCH protein has product MKVNTFFRYGTPILGSILLLTLSAVSLLGPGDENSRLYVPDDLEATLWAEAPLFYNPTNMDIDARGRVWITEAVNYRSFKTKPEERLSHEQKGDRVMILEDKDGDGRAESSKVYVEDTLLTAPLGIAVIGNKVIVSCAPNLIIYTDLDGDDKPDKREIFLTGFGGFDHDHSLHSLVTGPDGRWYFNTGNAGPHTVADQDGWTLRSGSLYTGGTPYNDKNEGNRKSDDGRVWVGGLALRINPDGTGLKVMGHNFRNSYEVCLDSYGNMWQNDNDDQVITCRVSFLPENGNAGYFAADGTRFWQADRRPGQTMFEAHWHQDDPGVMPAGDNTGAGSPTGIVFYEGDELGEKYRGTLLSCEAGRNVIFAYQPEKQGAGFTLNRKDLISSFPQASERYEWFETDTDTRKWFRPSDVAVGPDGALYIADWYDPIVGGHAMQDKKGYGRIYRITPKGKKLTAPTLNLTTTEGLVQALKNPAVNVRALGFEGLKKKGDGVLEEVQTMLTAENPYHRARAIWLLAQLGDKGKNAVEKMLDSPDATVRLTAFRALRAASDPSPYLVKMAQDPDAAVRREVGIALRDVPHAEAKVSIQNLIKRYDGQDPWLLEALGTAADGKETDVYALVKGTYPADPVQWSPQRANLTWRLHPVQAIDDLKIRAASEKVPPAERRKALTALAFINDRKAAEAMIALSKSHLPDVSSTALWWVNFRKTNDWANLMDWETATAQVLSPEYKRMLELKQKVTDKSLPEPQRIEAARSMADNASGGNMLIDLKSQGQLPGTIATVVSEQLFKNPDQNVRVMASQFFARQGKELKMDFVARMKADVSHGKSVFETNCATCHRHGEQGADIGPDLTMIHQKFDKMTLLDAIVNPSASIVFGYEAYTVTTKKGETYFGFLLSDGPTVVLKDAAGQRHAIKADQIKSREKLPTSLMPEPTSLGLDEQSLADLTGYLLSF; this is encoded by the coding sequence ATGAAAGTCAACACATTTTTCCGGTACGGTACACCAATTCTGGGAAGCATTTTGCTCCTGACTCTATCGGCGGTCAGTCTGCTTGGACCGGGTGACGAAAATTCCCGGCTCTATGTTCCCGATGATCTGGAAGCCACACTTTGGGCCGAAGCTCCGTTGTTTTACAATCCTACCAACATGGACATTGACGCCCGGGGTCGTGTATGGATTACCGAAGCGGTCAATTACCGGAGCTTCAAGACCAAGCCCGAAGAACGCCTGTCCCACGAGCAAAAGGGCGACCGGGTCATGATTCTGGAAGACAAGGATGGGGACGGCCGGGCCGAGTCGTCCAAAGTGTACGTGGAGGACACGCTGCTTACGGCACCCCTAGGCATTGCAGTGATTGGCAATAAAGTGATTGTTTCGTGCGCCCCCAATTTGATAATATATACGGATCTTGACGGCGATGACAAACCCGACAAACGGGAAATATTCCTTACGGGTTTCGGCGGTTTCGACCACGATCATTCGCTCCACTCACTGGTGACGGGCCCCGATGGCCGCTGGTACTTCAACACGGGCAATGCGGGGCCACACACCGTAGCCGATCAGGACGGCTGGACGCTTCGCAGCGGCAGCCTGTATACCGGAGGTACCCCCTACAACGACAAAAATGAAGGCAACCGGAAATCGGACGATGGGCGCGTGTGGGTAGGAGGGCTGGCGTTGCGCATCAATCCCGACGGGACCGGGCTAAAAGTGATGGGGCACAATTTCCGAAACAGCTATGAGGTGTGCCTGGACAGCTACGGCAATATGTGGCAAAACGATAACGACGACCAGGTGATCACCTGCCGGGTCTCCTTTTTGCCCGAAAATGGCAACGCCGGGTACTTTGCTGCTGATGGTACCCGCTTCTGGCAAGCCGACCGTCGCCCCGGCCAAACCATGTTTGAAGCCCATTGGCACCAGGACGATCCGGGCGTCATGCCCGCCGGGGACAACACCGGCGCGGGTTCGCCCACCGGCATTGTGTTCTACGAAGGTGATGAATTGGGGGAAAAATACCGGGGTACCTTGCTGAGTTGCGAGGCCGGACGCAACGTTATTTTTGCCTATCAGCCCGAAAAACAAGGTGCCGGTTTTACGCTGAACCGTAAAGATCTTATCAGTTCATTCCCTCAGGCCTCGGAACGCTATGAGTGGTTTGAGACCGATACCGACACCCGCAAGTGGTTTCGTCCTTCGGATGTGGCGGTGGGACCGGACGGCGCTCTGTACATTGCCGACTGGTACGATCCCATTGTGGGCGGCCACGCCATGCAGGACAAGAAAGGCTACGGCCGTATCTACCGCATCACGCCCAAAGGGAAAAAACTCACCGCGCCTACGCTGAACCTGACTACCACGGAAGGGCTCGTCCAGGCGTTGAAAAATCCGGCGGTCAACGTACGCGCGTTGGGCTTTGAGGGGTTGAAAAAGAAAGGGGATGGTGTGTTGGAAGAGGTTCAAACTATGCTCACCGCCGAAAATCCTTACCACCGGGCGCGGGCGATCTGGCTGCTGGCGCAGTTGGGGGATAAAGGAAAAAATGCGGTTGAAAAAATGCTGGACTCACCCGATGCCACCGTACGCCTGACGGCCTTTCGGGCCTTGCGCGCGGCCTCCGATCCTTCGCCCTACCTGGTGAAAATGGCACAAGACCCTGATGCCGCCGTGCGCCGGGAGGTGGGTATCGCGCTGCGGGATGTGCCTCATGCAGAAGCCAAGGTAAGCATTCAAAACCTCATCAAAAGGTATGACGGGCAGGATCCCTGGCTGTTGGAAGCCCTTGGTACTGCTGCCGATGGCAAAGAAACGGACGTGTACGCTTTGGTCAAAGGTACCTACCCGGCCGATCCGGTGCAGTGGTCGCCCCAACGGGCCAACCTCACCTGGCGACTGCATCCTGTGCAAGCTATCGATGATTTGAAAATCCGGGCTGCTTCGGAGAAGGTACCCCCCGCCGAACGCCGCAAGGCGCTCACTGCGCTGGCGTTCATCAACGACCGGAAAGCCGCGGAAGCGATGATTGCTTTATCCAAATCGCACTTGCCCGATGTTTCTTCGACGGCCTTGTGGTGGGTTAATTTCCGGAAAACCAACGATTGGGCCAACCTGATGGATTGGGAAACTGCCACGGCTCAGGTACTATCGCCCGAATACAAACGAATGCTGGAACTGAAACAGAAGGTGACCGACAAATCACTGCCCGAGCCGCAACGGATTGAGGCCGCCCGCTCGATGGCCGACAATGCCAGCGGCGGCAATATGCTGATCGACCTGAAATCGCAAGGGCAATTGCCGGGTACCATCGCTACGGTTGTCAGCGAGCAATTGTTCAAAAATCCTGATCAGAACGTCCGGGTGATGGCCAGTCAATTTTTCGCCCGTCAGGGAAAAGAACTGAAAATGGATTTTGTGGCCCGTATGAAAGCCGACGTCAGCCATGGAAAGAGCGTATTTGAAACCAACTGCGCCACCTGCCACCGCCACGGCGAACAGGGCGCGGACATCGGCCCCGACCTGACCATGATCCACCAGAAATTCGACAAAATGACGCTGCTGGACGCCATCGTCAACCCGTCGGCCAGTATTGTATTCGGTTACGAAGCCTACACGGTTACTACGAAAAAAGGAGAAACCTACTTTGGTTTTCTGCTCAGCGACGGCCCCACCGTAGTGTTAAAAGACGCCGCCGGACAACGGCACGCCATCAAAGCAGACCAAATCAAAAGCCGCGAAAAACTACCTACCTCACTCATGCCCGAGCCTACCTCCCTGGGGCTGGACGAGCAAAGCCTGGCCGACCTGACGGGGTACCTGCTGAGTTTTTGA
- a CDS encoding phytanoyl-CoA dioxygenase family protein: protein MGLLAQLKNKALTVKEQLRPTTDFDPATLPWIDLPEADIATFVKNFKPRFPLTFNLEEKLHFWQKNGYVILENVIPQELLDAYWEDVEELIEHPEKYKLMTRIDLPKFEPIQERLIKDFPKEDLKGKYVKLNDFHQLSETGKNLMTHPAIVNFLEAIFQQQVVVMQSLTFMFGSQQPSHQDFPWVTAKIASHLAAAWIPLEDITADSGPLYYYVGSHKLPKFNFGNGILSNQRSSRSPLEFADYLDKNCAAQGYPRETLLIKRGDVLIWHAALAHGGGTITNPDSTRKSYVCHYSTEQALPFHRYNPFATPVVQEYHGVHIYKHPEFGDQENILKAKPVS from the coding sequence ATGGGTTTACTCGCACAATTGAAAAACAAGGCTCTGACTGTCAAGGAACAACTTCGGCCTACCACGGATTTTGATCCTGCCACCCTACCCTGGATCGACCTTCCAGAGGCCGATATTGCCACCTTTGTGAAGAACTTCAAACCCCGCTTCCCGCTTACGTTCAATTTGGAAGAAAAACTGCATTTCTGGCAAAAAAACGGCTACGTGATTCTGGAGAACGTGATTCCTCAGGAATTGTTAGATGCCTACTGGGAAGATGTGGAGGAGTTGATTGAGCACCCCGAGAAATACAAATTGATGACGCGCATCGACCTGCCCAAGTTTGAGCCCATTCAGGAGCGGCTGATCAAGGATTTTCCCAAAGAAGACCTGAAAGGAAAGTACGTCAAACTGAATGATTTTCATCAGTTGTCGGAAACGGGCAAAAATCTGATGACGCATCCGGCCATTGTCAATTTTCTGGAAGCGATCTTCCAGCAACAGGTAGTGGTGATGCAAAGTCTGACTTTCATGTTCGGCAGCCAGCAGCCCTCGCATCAGGATTTCCCCTGGGTGACGGCCAAAATTGCGAGCCACCTAGCGGCAGCCTGGATTCCGCTTGAGGACATCACTGCCGATTCGGGACCTTTGTACTACTACGTGGGTTCCCATAAACTGCCCAAATTCAATTTTGGCAACGGTATCCTGTCCAATCAGCGTTCGTCCCGGTCACCCCTGGAATTTGCCGACTACCTGGACAAGAATTGCGCGGCGCAGGGGTACCCCCGTGAAACGCTGTTGATCAAGCGGGGCGATGTGCTGATCTGGCATGCCGCGCTGGCCCATGGCGGAGGCACTATTACCAATCCGGACAGTACCCGTAAATCCTACGTATGCCATTATTCTACGGAACAGGCCTTGCCTTTTCACCGGTACAATCCCTTCGCTACGCCGGTTGTCCAGGAGTACCACGGAGTACACATCTATAAGCATCCCGAGTTTGGAGATCAGGAAAATATCCTGAAGGCCAAGCCTGTTTCTTAA
- a CDS encoding dihydrofolate reductase family protein → MRKIIVLSMITLDGVLQGPGGPEEDPSGGFNYGGWVAPYSDEVGDKVMEKLLKPADLLLGRKTFQIWENYWPKHADFWPSINEVTKYVMSTTVEKSDWNACVFLNSLSDIEKLKASDGSDIQVWGSGELAQLLFKNDLVDDLWLMIHPLTLGEGKKLFDKGAIPAAFTLTESVVTSTGVLMAHYERAGEVKTGTVGA, encoded by the coding sequence ATGAGAAAAATAATTGTTTTGTCGATGATCACCCTGGATGGGGTGCTGCAGGGACCGGGTGGACCGGAGGAAGATCCATCGGGCGGTTTCAACTATGGCGGCTGGGTGGCACCATATAGTGACGAAGTGGGGGATAAGGTCATGGAAAAACTCCTGAAACCGGCCGATCTTCTTTTGGGCCGGAAGACCTTTCAGATTTGGGAAAACTACTGGCCCAAACACGCAGACTTTTGGCCGAGCATCAATGAGGTCACAAAATACGTCATGTCCACGACGGTAGAAAAGTCAGATTGGAACGCCTGCGTTTTCCTCAACAGCCTGTCCGATATTGAAAAATTAAAGGCTTCGGATGGCTCAGACATTCAAGTGTGGGGCAGCGGTGAGCTGGCTCAACTACTCTTCAAGAATGATCTGGTCGACGACCTTTGGCTCATGATTCATCCGTTGACGCTTGGTGAAGGGAAAAAGTTATTTGACAAGGGTGCCATTCCGGCCGCCTTCACCTTAACAGAGAGTGTCGTTACCTCAACCGGCGTACTTATGGCCCATTACGAACGAGCCGGAGAAGTCAAAACAGGGACTGTTGGAGCTTAA
- a CDS encoding putative glycolipid-binding domain-containing protein, with protein sequence MQTNLLWTGLEYYSLENCLVSTSEVGSEITSTVIGQYNKKIYRVEYLIKTNLHWETVYFEINSRHSDQTQVIIMEGNGKGSWSTNGQRIEQFEGCIDIDIPLTPFTNTLPINRLQLRPKEAQEIQVIYLDLLEHQIKPVRQRYIRLSNQEYHYENVPNDFEAVIQVDELGLVINYPSLFTRTATLRTNYR encoded by the coding sequence ATGCAGACGAATCTTCTTTGGACTGGGCTCGAATACTATTCTTTAGAGAATTGTTTAGTGAGCACTTCAGAGGTTGGGTCAGAAATCACATCAACTGTTATTGGGCAGTACAATAAGAAAATCTACCGAGTCGAATATCTTATTAAAACAAACCTCCATTGGGAAACAGTATATTTTGAAATAAATAGCCGTCATAGCGATCAAACCCAGGTCATAATAATGGAGGGGAATGGCAAGGGTAGTTGGTCAACCAACGGTCAGCGAATAGAGCAGTTCGAAGGATGCATTGATATTGATATTCCACTGACACCGTTCACGAACACTTTGCCGATCAACCGACTTCAATTAAGGCCAAAAGAGGCGCAGGAAATTCAGGTGATTTATCTCGATCTTTTAGAACACCAGATAAAGCCGGTTCGCCAACGATATATTCGACTTTCGAACCAAGAGTATCATTATGAGAACGTTCCAAATGATTTCGAAGCAGTTATTCAGGTAGACGAGTTGGGCTTGGTGATTAATTATCCATCTCTTTTTACGAGAACAGCCACCTTGCGGACAAACTACCGCTGA
- a CDS encoding alpha/beta hydrolase, with amino-acid sequence MTKLNLSLVLLLLAGSVKAQQIIPLYTGTIPNATSYTMQEIATEKDGRVVWYRKVSKPTLTIFLPAKEKASGAGVILFPGGGYSGESYEAEGVRIAETFIAHGVAAFVVKYRLPSDSIMVDKSIGPLQDAQRAIQVVRERAAEWNLSPDKIGIMGFSAGGHLAATAGTHFNEPVIGNPNATDLRPDFMILVYPVISMTEVPAHKGSRANLLGENPTAAQIERFSNELHVTIQTPPTYLTHAGDDTVVDVDNSIAFYEALRHHKVPAEMHLYPNGNHGFVLKLPTEEWMVPLFTWMKGNGWVK; translated from the coding sequence ATGACAAAACTCAATCTTTCCCTCGTTCTTCTGTTGCTGGCTGGCAGCGTTAAAGCGCAGCAGATTATCCCGTTGTATACGGGTACCATTCCCAACGCGACCTCCTACACGATGCAGGAAATTGCCACCGAAAAAGACGGTAGGGTAGTTTGGTACCGTAAGGTGTCAAAACCTACCCTCACGATTTTTCTGCCCGCGAAAGAGAAGGCCAGCGGAGCGGGCGTGATCCTTTTTCCAGGCGGTGGCTATTCGGGAGAAAGCTACGAGGCAGAGGGTGTTCGCATTGCCGAAACGTTTATCGCTCATGGTGTCGCCGCCTTTGTGGTCAAGTACCGGCTGCCCAGCGACTCGATCATGGTCGATAAAAGCATTGGCCCCCTGCAGGATGCCCAGCGGGCTATCCAGGTAGTACGGGAGCGGGCCGCCGAATGGAACCTCTCTCCGGACAAAATCGGGATTATGGGCTTTTCGGCAGGTGGGCATCTGGCCGCCACGGCCGGTACCCATTTCAACGAGCCGGTAATCGGGAATCCAAATGCGACCGATCTGAGGCCCGATTTCATGATTCTGGTGTATCCGGTCATTTCGATGACCGAAGTACCCGCCCACAAAGGATCGAGAGCGAATCTGCTGGGGGAGAATCCTACGGCGGCCCAAATCGAACGGTTTTCCAACGAGCTGCACGTCACGATCCAAACCCCACCTACCTACCTGACGCACGCGGGCGATGATACCGTGGTGGACGTGGACAATAGTATCGCGTTTTACGAAGCCCTCCGGCATCACAAGGTACCCGCCGAGATGCACCTTTATCCCAACGGCAACCATGGGTTTGTGCTGAAACTACCTACCGAAGAATGGATGGTACCTCTGTTTACCTGGATGAAGGGGAATGGTTGGGTGAAGTAG
- a CDS encoding SGNH/GDSL hydrolase family protein, translating into MIDNQIPDSHTENPANLLSRRRFFYQSGLAVFTTAFLASCGKMADDVLPETETPEPDKEVVPDRDKTLAFFGDSLTIGAGGTAPYGNMVGAALASRPVVSDGIVGQGAASIAVRQGGTPLKITVEGNKLDSIKPIKITKLSNQFLSTPSRNEEYSRKGTILGVRCTIRRIPSGADGEMYTITPDTVSTIDIPADSEFVLEDAAKLKTATQVLWYGRNNIGKPGAEEEILSSLESSIAYITAPARYVVLGVLTEADENKGSENYNQVIAINEKLAAKYGDKYVKMTPPTDAEMAAISYKPTPEDLTDLENLNFPRGMRADITSDDIHLNDKGYQIVANRVIEKLKALKY; encoded by the coding sequence ATGATTGATAACCAGATTCCTGATTCGCACACTGAAAATCCGGCGAACCTGCTAAGCCGCAGGCGCTTTTTTTACCAATCCGGACTTGCGGTTTTTACCACAGCCTTTTTAGCATCCTGTGGTAAAATGGCAGACGATGTACTTCCCGAAACCGAGACTCCTGAACCCGACAAAGAAGTAGTGCCGGACCGGGATAAAACCCTGGCCTTTTTCGGGGATAGCCTGACCATCGGCGCGGGAGGTACTGCTCCGTATGGCAATATGGTTGGGGCTGCTCTGGCCAGCCGGCCCGTGGTGAGTGATGGGATTGTGGGGCAGGGAGCGGCCAGCATTGCCGTCAGGCAGGGAGGTACCCCACTGAAAATAACCGTGGAAGGCAACAAACTGGATAGCATCAAGCCGATCAAGATTACCAAACTGAGCAATCAGTTTCTGTCTACCCCTTCCCGCAATGAAGAATACAGCCGAAAGGGTACCATCCTCGGGGTGCGTTGTACCATCCGGCGGATACCCAGTGGGGCCGACGGCGAAATGTATACGATCACACCGGATACGGTGAGCACGATCGATATTCCGGCCGATTCGGAGTTTGTGCTGGAAGATGCGGCCAAGCTCAAAACCGCCACGCAGGTCCTGTGGTACGGCCGGAACAACATCGGAAAACCGGGTGCCGAAGAAGAAATCCTGTCGTCGCTGGAAAGCTCGATCGCCTACATCACCGCGCCCGCCCGATACGTCGTGCTGGGGGTACTTACCGAGGCAGACGAGAACAAAGGTTCTGAGAATTACAACCAGGTCATCGCGATCAACGAAAAGCTGGCGGCCAAATACGGCGACAAATACGTGAAAATGACTCCGCCGACCGACGCAGAAATGGCTGCGATCAGCTACAAGCCGACACCCGAAGACCTGACCGATCTGGAAAACCTCAATTTCCCGAGGGGCATGCGGGCCGACATCACTTCTGACGACATCCACCTGAATGACAAGGGGTACCAGATTGTCGCCAACCGGGTGATCGAAAAGCTGAAGGCGCTCAAGTACTAG
- a CDS encoding serine hydrolase domain-containing protein, protein MKTTYFRFALATLCLALTACESTDIPQPTLDAAPDFSEHAQHATYQKAVEDYAGTNRIPGAVLAIKKENAPLWIGATGYSNLEHHTTMQVNTPFRAGSIAKTFVATAVMLLKDEGKFGLDDKLADLLPASKGQIPQAEQITLRQLLAHTSGIFDPTNDDTQYQLDLVNNPARRGAMTPDEVLRRYVYGRSLLFEPGERFSYSNSNYMLIGRIIEQQTGKSLQTVLDEQIIQPLGLTGTYLEKRDDRNVARGYADFYANDKLMDVTALDRAEADGGAYGGLISTAADLFRFSEALFGEKLVGPAALQEMLTPYPVRQGTTTYGLGVDQWESEILGTGYGNNGTLAGTEANVFYFPQKKATFVLMANFGSGTRKGFLDSLLD, encoded by the coding sequence ATGAAAACAACTTATTTCCGGTTCGCGCTGGCCACTTTGTGCCTGGCGCTGACTGCCTGTGAATCCACCGACATTCCCCAGCCCACCCTTGATGCCGCTCCTGACTTTTCGGAACACGCGCAGCACGCCACGTATCAGAAAGCCGTGGAAGATTACGCCGGCACGAACCGAATTCCGGGAGCCGTGCTAGCGATTAAAAAAGAAAATGCACCGCTCTGGATCGGTGCCACGGGGTACTCCAACCTGGAACACCACACCACCATGCAAGTCAATACGCCATTCAGGGCGGGAAGCATCGCCAAAACGTTTGTGGCGACCGCCGTAATGCTGTTGAAAGATGAAGGCAAGTTCGGACTCGATGACAAGCTCGCCGACCTGCTACCCGCCAGCAAAGGACAGATTCCCCAGGCCGAACAAATCACCCTGCGCCAGCTTCTGGCCCATACCAGTGGAATCTTCGACCCGACCAATGACGACACGCAGTACCAGCTGGATCTTGTAAATAATCCCGCCCGGCGCGGTGCCATGACGCCCGATGAAGTACTGAGAAGGTACGTATACGGCCGTTCGTTACTCTTCGAGCCGGGGGAACGATTTAGTTATTCCAATTCCAACTATATGCTCATTGGAAGAATCATTGAACAGCAGACGGGAAAATCGCTGCAAACGGTACTGGATGAACAAATCATTCAGCCTTTGGGGCTAACAGGTACCTACCTCGAAAAGCGCGACGACCGTAACGTGGCCCGGGGATATGCCGATTTTTACGCCAATGACAAATTGATGGACGTCACGGCGCTGGACCGCGCCGAAGCCGACGGTGGAGCGTACGGTGGGCTTATTTCGACGGCAGCGGATCTGTTCCGGTTCAGCGAGGCGCTTTTTGGTGAAAAACTCGTCGGCCCCGCTGCGTTACAGGAAATGCTGACCCCCTACCCCGTCCGGCAGGGTACCACCACCTACGGCCTGGGCGTGGACCAGTGGGAGTCAGAAATACTGGGAACAGGCTATGGGAACAACGGTACCCTCGCGGGTACCGAAGCCAACGTCTTTTATTTTCCTCAGAAAAAGGCCACGTTCGTGCTGATGGCCAACTTCGGCAGCGGTACCCGCAAGGGCTTTCTGGACAGCCTGCTCGACTGA